One Spiribacter halobius DNA segment encodes these proteins:
- a CDS encoding NfeD family protein, whose product MVHQLTIDGAIGPVTANYVSDGLEEAAAADAEAVILRMDTPGGLDSAMRQIVRDILASPVPVIGYVAPSGARAASAGTYILYASHVAAMAPGTNLGAATPVRIGGMPGTPGGDQPGGDQPGGDQPAGEGEGDGSAGSGEGSGAGESGGDGEAAEDSQGGADEGADQGGSAMERKMINDAVAYIRSLAELRGRNAEWAERAVRESVSLSYSAALEQDVIDLVAPDSAALLAAADGREVSIGGESRSLALAGATVEDRPPDWRTELLSVITNPNVAYILMLVGIYGLIFELANPGSLVPGVLGGICLLLALFAFQALPVNYAGLGLILLGILFMIAEALVPSFGALGVGGVIAFAFGSVLLFDAEGEGFQLSMMLVGGVTAASLVLFLGTALLAARAFQRRGVAGAEHMLGGEGEVLQAGPPLRVRIEGESWLADSDAALAPGDIVRVVDMQGLRLKVEPVAKTDTHTQTPQRE is encoded by the coding sequence GTGGTACATCAGCTCACCATCGACGGGGCCATCGGCCCGGTGACGGCGAACTATGTCAGTGACGGGCTCGAGGAGGCCGCTGCGGCCGACGCCGAGGCCGTGATCCTGCGGATGGACACGCCCGGCGGCCTGGACAGCGCCATGCGCCAGATCGTGCGCGACATACTGGCCTCGCCGGTGCCGGTCATCGGCTACGTGGCCCCGTCCGGGGCGCGGGCGGCCAGCGCCGGCACCTACATCCTCTACGCCAGCCACGTGGCGGCCATGGCGCCGGGCACCAACCTCGGTGCCGCGACGCCGGTGCGCATCGGCGGCATGCCTGGCACGCCGGGCGGTGATCAGCCCGGAGGTGATCAGCCCGGAGGTGATCAGCCGGCCGGTGAGGGCGAGGGTGATGGCAGCGCCGGCAGTGGCGAGGGCAGCGGTGCCGGTGAGAGTGGCGGCGACGGCGAGGCCGCGGAAGACAGCCAGGGCGGCGCCGATGAGGGCGCAGACCAGGGCGGTTCGGCGATGGAGCGCAAGATGATCAATGACGCCGTCGCCTATATCCGCTCCCTGGCGGAGCTGCGGGGTCGCAACGCCGAGTGGGCCGAGCGCGCCGTGCGGGAGTCGGTGAGCCTGTCCTATTCCGCGGCGCTGGAGCAGGACGTCATCGACCTGGTGGCGCCGGACAGTGCCGCGCTGCTGGCCGCCGCCGACGGCCGCGAGGTGAGCATCGGCGGCGAGTCCCGCAGCCTCGCCCTCGCCGGCGCCACCGTGGAAGACCGGCCGCCGGACTGGCGTACCGAGCTGCTGTCCGTAATCACCAACCCCAACGTGGCCTACATCCTCATGCTGGTGGGCATCTACGGGCTGATCTTCGAGCTGGCCAACCCCGGCTCGCTGGTCCCCGGCGTGCTCGGCGGCATCTGCCTGCTGCTCGCGCTGTTCGCCTTCCAGGCGCTACCGGTGAACTACGCGGGCCTCGGGCTCATCCTGCTCGGTATTCTGTTCATGATCGCCGAAGCCCTCGTGCCATCCTTCGGTGCGCTGGGCGTAGGCGGGGTCATCGCCTTCGCCTTCGGCTCCGTGCTGCTGTTCGATGCCGAGGGGGAAGGCTTTCAGCTGTCGATGATGCTGGTGGGCGGCGTCACGGCGGCGAGCCTGGTGCTCTTTCTCGGCACCGCGCTGCTGGCGGCGCGCGCCTTCCAGCGACGCGGCGTCGCCGGCGCGGAGCATATGCTTGGCGGCGAGGGCGAGGTCCTGCAGGCCGGGCCGCCGCTGCGGGTGCGCATCGAGGGCGAGAGCTGGCTGGCGGACTCGGACGCGGCACTGGCGCCGGGGGACATAGTGCGCGTCGTCGACATGCAGGGCCTGCGGCTCAAGGTGGAGCCGGTGGCGAAGACGGATACCCACACGCAGACACCGCAGAGGGAGTGA